One genomic window of Azospirillum sp. TSH100 includes the following:
- the cbiB gene encoding adenosylcobinamide-phosphate synthase CbiB, with translation MPLHPFLLATALIIEAAVGYPDPLYARIRHPVVWIGALIAQLDGALNHETDDFDRRKAFGVLALVALLVTVGGIAVAVAWVCRLLPFGWLIEAVLASTLLAQRSLHDHVAAVAKGFRNGGLEGARKAVSMIVGRNPATLDEPAVARAAIESLAENFSDGVVAPAFWLLVGGLPGLALYKAINTADSMIGHRTPRHEAFGWAAARLDDLVNLPGSRLTALLLVGAAWMTGGADARQAWASVRQDAHRHRSPNAGWPEAAMAGALDLRLGGPRVYGDTRVEDVWLGAGRTAATPDDIGRALALYRRACVLLIAGALVLAMLG, from the coding sequence GTGCCGCTGCATCCCTTCCTGCTCGCCACAGCACTCATCATCGAAGCGGCGGTCGGCTATCCCGATCCACTCTACGCCCGCATCCGTCACCCGGTCGTGTGGATCGGAGCGCTTATCGCCCAGTTGGACGGCGCACTCAACCACGAGACGGATGACTTCGACCGTCGCAAGGCGTTCGGGGTTCTGGCACTCGTGGCGCTTCTGGTGACGGTGGGCGGGATCGCGGTGGCGGTGGCCTGGGTCTGCCGGCTTCTGCCCTTCGGCTGGCTGATCGAGGCGGTGCTGGCCTCCACCCTGCTGGCTCAGCGCAGCCTGCACGACCATGTGGCCGCCGTCGCCAAGGGCTTCCGCAACGGCGGGCTGGAGGGTGCGCGCAAGGCGGTGTCGATGATCGTCGGCCGCAACCCGGCCACACTCGACGAGCCGGCGGTCGCCCGTGCGGCCATCGAGAGCCTTGCCGAGAATTTCTCCGACGGCGTGGTGGCCCCGGCCTTCTGGCTGCTGGTGGGCGGGCTGCCCGGTCTGGCGCTGTACAAGGCGATCAACACGGCGGACAGCATGATCGGCCACCGCACCCCGCGGCACGAGGCCTTTGGCTGGGCGGCGGCACGGCTGGACGATCTGGTCAACCTCCCGGGGTCGCGCCTGACCGCCCTGCTGCTGGTGGGGGCCGCCTGGATGACAGGAGGAGCCGACGCGCGGCAGGCCTGGGCGTCGGTCCGGCAGGACGCCCACCGCCACCGCTCCCCCAACGCCGGCTGGCCGGAGGCAGCGATGGCCGGCGCTCTGGACCTGCGGCTCGGCGGACCACGCGTCTATGGCGACACGCGCGTCGAGGATGTCTGGCTCGGTGCCGGCCGCACCGCCGCAACGCCGGACGACATCGGCCGGGCATTGGCGCTCTACCGACGCGCCTGCGTGCTGCTGATCGCGGGAGCGCTCGTGCTCGCCATGCTGGGTTGA
- a CDS encoding aminotransferase class I/II-fold pyridoxal phosphate-dependent enzyme, with protein sequence MLRAAAAECYGVPSVELVAAASGSQALIQLLPRMRRPGSVAVLGPTYAEHARCWALAGHDVRMVDEMAATDSLPDVLVVVNPNNPDGRRLSVTRLLELAAIQAARGGWLVVDEAFADMRPEGSVAAHAGRPGLVILRSFGKFFGLAGLRLGIALAPADLAAALRDAIGPWAVSGPGLSIATTALGDRDWIAATRDRLAAAAVELDRVLVGAGLRVTGGTELFRLVEDVQAQALYHVLGAAGILVRRFEHRQDWLRFGLPGAGPEWLRLGDALGRERAWAA encoded by the coding sequence ATGCTGCGCGCGGCGGCGGCCGAGTGCTATGGGGTGCCGTCTGTGGAACTGGTTGCCGCGGCGTCGGGCTCTCAGGCGTTGATCCAGCTGCTGCCGCGGATGCGTCGGCCGGGCAGCGTCGCCGTGCTGGGGCCGACCTATGCCGAACATGCGCGCTGCTGGGCGCTGGCGGGCCACGATGTCCGGATGGTGGATGAGATGGCGGCGACCGACTCGCTGCCCGACGTGCTGGTGGTCGTCAACCCCAACAACCCCGATGGCCGGCGCTTGTCCGTTACCCGACTGCTGGAGCTTGCCGCAATACAGGCCGCTCGCGGTGGCTGGCTGGTGGTGGACGAGGCCTTCGCCGATATGCGGCCGGAGGGCAGCGTCGCGGCCCATGCCGGCCGGCCGGGACTGGTGATCCTGCGCTCCTTCGGCAAGTTCTTCGGGTTGGCGGGGCTGCGGCTCGGTATCGCGCTTGCCCCGGCCGATCTTGCGGCGGCATTGCGCGACGCCATCGGCCCCTGGGCCGTGTCGGGGCCGGGGTTGAGCATCGCCACGACCGCGCTGGGCGATCGCGACTGGATCGCGGCGACACGCGATCGGTTGGCGGCCGCCGCGGTGGAACTGGACCGCGTGCTTGTGGGGGCCGGATTGCGGGTCACCGGCGGGACCGAACTGTTCCGTCTTGTCGAGGATGTACAGGCGCAAGCGCTGTATCACGTCCTAGGTGCGGCCGGGATTCTGGTCCGCCGGTTCGAGCACAGGCAGGATTGGCTGCGCTTCGGATTGCCGGGAGCCGGGCCGGAGTGGCTGCGGCTTGGTGACGCCCTGGGCCGGGAACGGGCTTGGGCAGCGTAG
- a CDS encoding penicillin acylase family protein: MLRRSLIRAGETCAFRLRAALARALSRPAPPVPPAAPPYHHGYPAPPQQTQQYPGAPYPGTPYPQAARQPVYQPGAHPAEIYPPSVHPMGTAPPGQPYPQQPAPPYGIQPTQPNGPFHRPRLRLPRGRWGKVAAVAGVLVLLPPVGLLGAYWWMRAQQPQTSGSVTIPGNGAPTEVIRDKQGVVHIFAATERDAYRALGYAHAQDRLWQMETMRRAGAGRLAELIGTKYGDFALRTDRLMRTLGIRHAAEAMAATLSPETRTAFDAYADGVNAYLATRSEALPIEFQLLRHTPEPWTVADSLVWAKLMALQLSANYRDELFRSRILERLSPQQVDDLFPPDAPGSPTTLASDLRGMDLRETVRRTLAALPQMGFDTASNEWVLTGARTTTGKPILANDPHLALEAPILWYLARIVTPGLTVTGATVPGVPLTILGHNGKVAWGFTTTHSDTQDLFVEKPDPQDPARYLTPDGSQPFETRAETIAIAGETSQTLTVRSTRHGPVISDLDPQPAPVNAPNAPNAPAPVLALSFPGLADDDTSAEALYRLNHAGSAEAVRDALRLHVAPQQNVVYADVTGEVGFITPGRVPIRRKGDGRVPVPGWTGEYDWTGFLPYYALPQAVNPPTGQFVNANNAVVGRDYPYRLATEWPDPSRAKRIVEMLGNGRHSVEDVARQQMDIVSLPARDFLPELLKYPTPPGLASDAAALLRGWDGRIDRNRPEPLIFDMWLRELVRAVFADELGADFASYWDLRPEALRHVLKERPEWCDDITTPQKESCADIIGRSLETAVKALAERHGSNPKSWRWGDDHTVALVHRMLSRLPLIGGRADLSVETDGDFFTVNRGSTTIRDPANPFRHVQGAGFRAVYDLADLDNSRFVIATGQSGNIWSRHWGDLVTLWRDGGSLRLAGDRGTLISAGAEVLTLTPRNTGTDKK, translated from the coding sequence ATGCTGCGCCGTTCCCTGATCCGCGCCGGCGAGACCTGCGCCTTCCGCCTCCGCGCCGCCCTGGCGCGTGCGCTGTCCCGCCCGGCCCCGCCCGTTCCGCCAGCCGCTCCGCCCTACCACCACGGCTACCCGGCCCCCCCCCAACAGACGCAGCAGTATCCGGGCGCGCCCTATCCCGGCACGCCTTATCCGCAGGCAGCGCGGCAGCCGGTCTATCAGCCCGGCGCCCATCCGGCGGAAATCTACCCTCCATCTGTGCATCCCATGGGTACGGCGCCACCCGGTCAGCCCTATCCCCAGCAGCCGGCGCCGCCCTATGGCATACAGCCGACGCAACCCAACGGCCCGTTCCATCGTCCCCGATTGCGCCTGCCGCGCGGCCGTTGGGGCAAGGTGGCGGCGGTCGCCGGCGTGCTGGTGCTGCTGCCCCCGGTTGGTCTGCTCGGCGCCTATTGGTGGATGCGGGCGCAGCAACCGCAGACCAGCGGATCCGTGACCATCCCCGGCAATGGCGCCCCAACCGAGGTCATCCGCGACAAGCAGGGCGTCGTCCATATCTTCGCCGCGACCGAACGGGATGCTTACCGCGCGCTGGGTTACGCCCACGCCCAGGACCGGCTGTGGCAGATGGAGACGATGCGCCGCGCCGGCGCTGGCCGGCTGGCCGAGCTGATCGGCACCAAATACGGTGACTTCGCCCTGCGCACCGACCGGCTGATGCGCACGCTGGGCATTCGCCACGCCGCCGAGGCGATGGCCGCCACCCTGTCGCCCGAGACCCGTACCGCCTTCGACGCCTATGCCGACGGCGTGAACGCCTATCTCGCCACCAGATCGGAAGCGCTGCCGATCGAATTCCAGCTGTTGCGCCACACGCCGGAGCCCTGGACCGTGGCCGACAGTCTGGTCTGGGCCAAGCTGATGGCGTTGCAGTTGTCCGCCAACTATCGCGACGAGCTGTTCCGCTCCCGCATTCTGGAACGGCTGTCGCCGCAGCAGGTAGACGACCTGTTCCCGCCAGACGCCCCCGGCTCTCCCACCACGCTGGCGAGCGACCTGCGCGGCATGGATTTGCGGGAAACGGTACGCCGCACGCTGGCGGCCCTGCCGCAGATGGGCTTCGACACCGCGTCAAACGAATGGGTCCTGACCGGGGCACGGACCACCACCGGCAAGCCAATCCTCGCCAACGATCCGCATCTGGCGCTTGAGGCGCCGATCCTCTGGTACCTCGCCCGCATCGTGACGCCCGGCTTGACCGTCACCGGCGCCACCGTGCCGGGCGTGCCGCTGACCATCCTCGGCCACAACGGCAAGGTCGCCTGGGGCTTCACCACCACCCACAGCGACACCCAGGACCTCTTCGTCGAGAAGCCGGACCCGCAGGATCCCGCCCGCTACCTGACTCCGGACGGCAGCCAGCCCTTCGAGACGCGCGCCGAGACCATCGCCATTGCCGGGGAGACGTCGCAGACGCTGACCGTCCGCAGCACGCGGCACGGCCCGGTCATCTCCGACCTCGATCCGCAGCCGGCCCCCGTCAATGCGCCCAACGCGCCCAATGCACCCGCTCCGGTGCTGGCGCTGTCCTTCCCCGGCCTCGCCGACGACGACACCAGCGCCGAGGCACTCTACCGCCTGAACCATGCCGGTTCGGCGGAGGCGGTGCGCGACGCGCTGCGCCTGCATGTCGCCCCGCAGCAGAATGTGGTCTATGCCGACGTGACCGGAGAGGTCGGCTTCATCACCCCCGGCCGTGTGCCGATCCGCCGCAAAGGCGACGGCCGTGTGCCGGTTCCCGGCTGGACCGGCGAGTATGACTGGACCGGCTTCCTGCCCTACTACGCCCTGCCGCAGGCGGTGAACCCGCCGACCGGCCAGTTCGTCAACGCCAACAACGCGGTGGTCGGGCGCGATTATCCCTATCGCCTCGCCACCGAATGGCCGGATCCTTCGCGCGCCAAGCGCATCGTCGAGATGCTGGGCAACGGACGCCATTCGGTCGAGGATGTGGCGCGCCAGCAGATGGACATCGTCTCCCTGCCGGCCCGCGACTTTCTGCCCGAACTGCTGAAGTACCCGACGCCGCCCGGCCTCGCCAGCGACGCCGCGGCCCTGCTGCGCGGCTGGGACGGCCGCATCGACCGCAACCGGCCGGAACCGCTGATTTTCGACATGTGGCTGCGCGAGCTGGTCCGCGCCGTCTTCGCCGACGAGCTGGGTGCCGACTTCGCCTCCTACTGGGATCTCCGGCCGGAGGCGTTGCGCCATGTCCTGAAGGAGCGGCCGGAGTGGTGCGATGACATCACCACCCCGCAGAAGGAAAGCTGCGCCGACATCATCGGCCGCTCGCTGGAAACGGCGGTCAAGGCGCTGGCCGAGCGTCACGGCTCCAATCCGAAAAGCTGGCGCTGGGGCGACGACCATACGGTGGCGCTGGTCCACCGCATGCTGAGCCGCCTGCCGCTGATCGGTGGCAGGGCCGATCTGTCGGTGGAGACCGACGGCGATTTCTTCACCGTCAACCGCGGGTCCACCACGATCCGCGATCCGGCGAACCCGTTCCGCCATGTCCAGGGCGCCGGGTTCCGCGCGGTTTATGATCTGGCCGACCTCGACAATTCCCGGTTCGTGATCGCCACCGGCCAGTCCGGCAACATCTGGTCGCGCCATTGGGGCGATCTGGTCACCCTGTGGCGCGACGGCGGCTCGTTGCGTCTGGCCGGCGACCGTGGCACGTTGATCTCGGCAGGGGCGGAGGTGCTGACACTCACACCACGCAACACCGGGACAGACAAGAAATGA
- a CDS encoding ABC transporter substrate-binding protein → MLRLTRRTTLAALIALGTAAAVMPGTVRAADPVKLEIGYIPILAASPLFIVDGQGWAKDAGITLKLTRFESGPHAIQAMAAGQIDLLYAGVAPVLVARTKGADISVIANSAVEEMVVAARGPFAKAMGATPTAESFKKFAADTGRKAKIGTQPPGSVPDTVLKHWLFKVVKVDPADVELVPMGIEKTQQALLAGALDAATIREPTVTVTQQMDPNVALLATGAQMFPDQPGTVVAARAEVLKKNPDAIKALVKAHIRAVELIAKDPAGSAKIVNNYLGKGLMEPATLEAAFKGPGSKFVADPHKVVPAVEQMMAYTKEIGSASETVPVAEAFDFSFYDAAVK, encoded by the coding sequence ATGCTCCGCCTGACCCGCCGAACCACTCTTGCCGCCCTGATCGCCCTTGGCACGGCTGCCGCCGTCATGCCCGGCACCGTGCGCGCCGCCGATCCGGTGAAGCTGGAAATCGGCTATATCCCGATCCTGGCGGCATCGCCGCTGTTCATCGTCGATGGGCAGGGCTGGGCCAAGGATGCCGGGATCACGCTGAAGCTGACCCGTTTCGAATCCGGCCCGCATGCCATCCAGGCCATGGCGGCCGGCCAGATCGACCTGCTTTATGCTGGCGTCGCTCCGGTCCTGGTCGCCCGCACCAAGGGTGCCGACATTTCGGTCATCGCCAACTCGGCGGTGGAGGAGATGGTGGTCGCCGCCCGCGGTCCCTTCGCCAAGGCGATGGGCGCCACGCCGACCGCGGAGTCCTTCAAGAAGTTCGCCGCCGACACCGGCCGCAAGGCGAAGATCGGCACGCAGCCGCCGGGCTCCGTTCCCGACACCGTGCTGAAGCACTGGCTGTTCAAGGTGGTCAAGGTCGATCCGGCCGACGTGGAGCTGGTGCCGATGGGCATCGAGAAGACGCAGCAGGCCCTGCTGGCCGGTGCGCTCGATGCTGCCACCATCCGCGAGCCAACGGTGACCGTCACCCAGCAGATGGACCCGAACGTTGCCCTGCTCGCCACCGGCGCGCAGATGTTCCCGGACCAGCCCGGCACCGTCGTCGCCGCCCGTGCGGAGGTGCTGAAGAAGAACCCAGACGCCATCAAGGCGCTGGTCAAGGCTCACATCCGCGCGGTCGAGCTGATCGCCAAGGATCCGGCGGGATCGGCCAAGATCGTGAACAACTATCTGGGCAAGGGCCTGATGGAGCCGGCGACGCTGGAGGCCGCCTTCAAGGGGCCGGGATCGAAGTTCGTCGCCGATCCGCACAAGGTCGTCCCGGCGGTCGAGCAGATGATGGCCTATACCAAGGAGATCGGATCGGCCAGCGAGACCGTTCCGGTGGCCGAGGCCTTCGACTTCAGCTTCTACGACGCCGCCGTCAAGTAA
- a CDS encoding ABC transporter ATP-binding protein, with translation MAAVTLSKTAAASVIDLVDVSIGYGKDAPPVLVDVNLSVERGSFVAIVGPSGVGKSTLLRVVAGLHTARSGGVTIHQDQRPGHRPVGLVFQDSRLLPWRRVIRNVEFGLEGLPVSRDERRRRAEAALKLVRLDGYARRWPYELSGGQRQRIGIARAMAVDPDILLMDEPFGALDAITRHNLQDELRRIHQETGKTVLFVTHDLEEAVHLADRIIVLGGTPARVVRDVRNTAGRDGSVFRDQVEQLRSEIADNYSI, from the coding sequence ATGGCAGCGGTGACCCTTTCCAAGACCGCAGCCGCGTCGGTCATCGATCTTGTGGACGTGTCCATCGGCTACGGCAAGGACGCGCCGCCGGTGCTGGTCGACGTCAACCTGTCGGTCGAGCGCGGCAGCTTCGTCGCCATTGTCGGTCCGTCCGGAGTCGGCAAGTCCACCTTGCTGCGCGTCGTCGCCGGCCTGCACACCGCCCGCAGCGGCGGCGTCACCATCCATCAGGACCAACGCCCCGGCCACCGTCCGGTCGGGCTGGTGTTCCAGGATTCCCGTCTGCTGCCCTGGCGCCGGGTGATCCGCAATGTGGAGTTCGGGCTGGAGGGCCTGCCGGTCAGCCGTGACGAGCGCCGCCGCCGGGCCGAGGCTGCGTTGAAGCTGGTCCGGCTGGACGGCTATGCCCGCCGCTGGCCCTACGAGCTGTCGGGCGGCCAGCGCCAGCGCATCGGCATCGCCCGCGCGATGGCGGTGGATCCAGACATCCTGCTGATGGACGAGCCGTTCGGCGCGCTCGACGCCATCACCCGCCACAACCTTCAGGACGAGCTTCGCCGCATCCATCAGGAGACGGGCAAGACGGTTCTGTTCGTCACCCATGATCTGGAAGAGGCGGTGCATCTGGCCGACCGCATCATCGTGCTGGGCGGCACTCCCGCCCGCGTGGTGCGCGACGTGCGCAACACCGCCGGGCGGGATGGCTCGGTGTTCCGCGATCAGGTGGAACAGCTGCGTTCCGAGATCGCGGACAATTACAGCATCTGA
- a CDS encoding threonine ammonia-lyase: MTITLEDVRAAAARIAGHLSRTPTVPAPRLGDMAGCRMHVKLENLHATSSFKERGALNKLLSLGEAERRAGVIAMSAGNHAQAVACHATRLGIRSTIVMPAFTPFTKVERTENLGATVELHGETLSEAAAFAHDLATRDGLTFVHPYDDPLVAAGQGTAALELLEDVPDLDVLVIPVGGGGLIAGMATAAKALRPDLEIIGVQCSLYPAVRQALAGQPITCGGATVAEGIAVKAPGALTLPIIRTLVDDVVEVGEARLEEAVYRLATVQKQVAEGAGAAALAAVLEEPERYRGRKVGIVLSGGNIDSRIMAQVLMRGLVYEGRIVRLRIGITDAPGALARVTRLLGEAGANIVEVHHQRLFHNVPVKMAEVDVVLETRNQTHVDTLIGRMKDAGYPTSLMMEVG, translated from the coding sequence ATGACCATAACTCTGGAGGACGTGCGCGCCGCGGCGGCGCGCATCGCGGGGCACCTGTCCCGAACGCCCACGGTTCCGGCGCCCCGCCTGGGGGACATGGCGGGTTGCCGGATGCATGTGAAGCTGGAGAACCTGCACGCCACCTCCTCCTTCAAGGAGCGCGGCGCGCTGAACAAGCTGCTGTCGCTGGGCGAGGCGGAGCGCCGCGCCGGCGTCATCGCCATGTCCGCCGGCAACCATGCCCAGGCAGTGGCCTGCCATGCCACCCGGCTGGGCATCCGCTCGACCATCGTCATGCCGGCCTTCACCCCCTTCACCAAGGTGGAGCGGACGGAGAATCTCGGCGCCACGGTCGAGCTGCATGGCGAAACGCTGAGCGAGGCCGCCGCCTTCGCCCATGATCTGGCGACGCGCGACGGCTTGACCTTCGTCCATCCCTATGACGACCCGCTGGTGGCTGCCGGCCAAGGGACCGCAGCGCTGGAGCTGCTTGAGGATGTGCCGGATCTCGACGTGCTGGTGATTCCCGTCGGGGGTGGCGGGCTGATCGCGGGCATGGCGACCGCTGCCAAGGCACTGCGGCCGGATCTTGAGATCATCGGAGTGCAGTGCAGCCTCTACCCAGCTGTGCGTCAGGCGCTGGCCGGCCAGCCAATTACTTGCGGCGGCGCGACGGTGGCCGAAGGCATCGCTGTGAAGGCGCCCGGCGCCCTGACCCTGCCGATCATCCGCACCCTGGTCGACGATGTGGTGGAGGTGGGCGAAGCCCGGCTGGAGGAGGCGGTCTACCGCCTCGCCACCGTGCAGAAACAGGTCGCCGAGGGTGCCGGTGCAGCAGCGCTTGCCGCCGTTCTGGAGGAGCCGGAGCGCTACCGCGGCCGCAAGGTCGGCATCGTCCTTTCAGGCGGCAATATCGATTCCCGCATCATGGCCCAGGTACTGATGCGCGGGCTGGTCTATGAGGGCCGTATCGTCCGCCTGCGCATCGGCATCACCGATGCCCCCGGTGCTCTCGCTCGTGTCACCCGCCTGCTGGGCGAGGCCGGCGCCAACATCGTCGAAGTCCACCACCAGCGCCTGTTCCACAATGTGCCAGTGAAGATGGCCGAGGTCGACGTGGTGCTGGAAACCCGCAACCAGACGCATGTCGACACGCTGATCGGCCGGATGAAGGACGCCGGCTATCCGACCAGCCTGATGATGGAGGTGGGGTAA
- a CDS encoding ABC transporter permease: MKTTNKIALSALGVVVFLLAWEAVARSGVVPARLLPSPSAVPAAFLTEFNSGTWQAMVLASLSHYLVGLSLGTFLGVSFGTAAALWGKWDAFQAWVVRMLRPIPAIAWIPFAIIWFGVSEGAASFLIALTVFWINYYASYAAVRGVDKDLIELGYAFGQGGLIPRLFKIILPGALPGILSGLRAGLGQGWMTVVAAELFGISGLGMRMMEASGLLATHIVVLYMVTIALLYGVSDFLFMQVQSRVLSWQR, from the coding sequence ATGAAGACCACCAACAAGATCGCCCTGTCGGCGCTGGGCGTCGTCGTCTTCCTGCTGGCGTGGGAAGCGGTTGCGCGCAGTGGCGTCGTGCCGGCCCGGCTGCTGCCGTCACCGAGCGCGGTGCCCGCCGCCTTCCTGACCGAGTTCAACAGCGGTACGTGGCAGGCGATGGTGCTGGCCAGCCTGTCGCACTATCTGGTCGGGCTGTCGCTGGGCACTTTCCTCGGCGTATCCTTCGGAACGGCGGCTGCGCTGTGGGGCAAGTGGGACGCCTTCCAAGCCTGGGTGGTGCGCATGTTGCGCCCGATCCCGGCGATTGCCTGGATCCCCTTTGCCATCATCTGGTTCGGCGTCAGCGAAGGGGCGGCATCGTTCCTGATCGCGCTGACGGTGTTCTGGATCAACTATTACGCCAGCTACGCTGCGGTGCGTGGGGTCGACAAGGACCTGATCGAGCTGGGCTATGCCTTCGGCCAGGGCGGACTGATCCCGCGCCTGTTCAAGATCATCCTGCCGGGCGCCCTGCCGGGCATCCTTTCTGGCCTGCGCGCCGGTCTGGGCCAGGGCTGGATGACCGTGGTCGCGGCCGAACTGTTCGGCATCTCCGGCCTCGGCATGCGGATGATGGAGGCGTCGGGCCTGCTGGCCACCCACATCGTCGTCCTCTACATGGTCACCATCGCGCTGCTCTACGGCGTGTCGGATTTCCTGTTCATGCAAGTTCAGTCGCGGGTGCTCTCATGGCAGCGGTGA
- a CDS encoding MHYT domain-containing protein, protein MPGHYDPLLVALSYVIAVFGGYVALDLAHHARGGLAGAFPAADRRSEGGNSGPCDNRRLAGAALALGAGIWSMHFIGMLAYRSDMPIGYDAGLTALSFLLAVGVSGAGLFAVARNRRPNHFTLPVAGTLTGLGIVSMHYVGMAGMRMDIDLSYDVVLVAASVIVAIVASTAALWLAFRTSRPLQRAASAVLLGLGVVTMHYTGMAAAGMEPVTELSAMTIGGGSDADRTVLAHATTHSGQGVALSSPLLAIMTGVGTLLLLSLAMLSSLLGRRQQAEQSAEQEARYRAIVDTAVDPIVLINDHGIVESFNHAAEKTFGYRADEVIGRNVKMLMPEPYRSAHDGYLDRYHRTGERRIVGIGREVMGLRKDGTTFPLDLSVGEWHVGRRRMYTGIMRDITARKAAEEAILRARDEAEAARVEALRARDDAQRADRAKTKFLAAASHDLRQPLQSLFFFAHALADKLENHPTAPLLASMTDSLNGLRVMLDSLLDVSRLDAGVVKPSLTDFALGPLLDRLAEEYRIRAAESGLTLRYVPTCAWTRSDPALLERILRNLIENAIRYTERGDILVGCLHRKGTLLLAVLDQGIGIPADKTQDIFQEFTQLANPERDRRKGLGLGLAIVRRLAGLLEHGVTVQSTPGRGSGFFLDLPAAVPRPIPKPVRSPVELPDAKGLIVVVDDDTIILLSMRAMLEEWGYEVVAAVSADEAIASLLNLGRQPAMIVADYRLREGRTGVEAIRDIYGVCGVRVPAVVLTGDTDPARIAEVQRSGHRLIHKPVSAPMLREILTASA, encoded by the coding sequence GTGCCCGGCCACTACGACCCCCTTCTTGTCGCGCTGTCCTACGTGATCGCCGTATTCGGCGGCTATGTGGCGTTGGATCTCGCCCATCACGCCCGGGGCGGCCTGGCAGGCGCATTCCCGGCGGCGGATCGGCGTAGCGAAGGCGGCAACAGCGGTCCATGCGACAACCGGCGGCTGGCTGGTGCGGCGCTGGCCCTGGGCGCCGGGATATGGTCGATGCATTTCATCGGCATGCTCGCCTACCGCAGCGACATGCCGATCGGCTATGACGCAGGTCTGACCGCGTTGTCATTCCTGCTGGCCGTCGGGGTTTCGGGGGCCGGCCTGTTCGCGGTGGCGCGCAATCGGCGGCCAAACCACTTTACATTGCCTGTCGCAGGAACCCTGACCGGGCTCGGCATTGTTAGTATGCATTATGTGGGAATGGCGGGCATGCGCATGGACATTGACCTGTCCTATGACGTGGTTCTGGTCGCCGCCTCGGTGATCGTCGCCATCGTCGCCTCCACGGCGGCATTGTGGCTGGCCTTTCGCACCAGCCGCCCGCTTCAGCGCGCCGCCAGCGCCGTCCTGCTCGGGTTGGGGGTGGTGACCATGCACTACACCGGCATGGCTGCCGCCGGAATGGAGCCGGTGACGGAACTGAGCGCCATGACCATCGGCGGCGGCAGCGATGCCGACCGGACCGTGCTGGCCCATGCCACGACGCATTCCGGCCAGGGTGTCGCCTTGTCCTCCCCCCTTCTGGCGATCATGACCGGGGTGGGAACCCTTCTTCTCCTGTCTCTGGCAATGCTGTCCTCGCTGCTCGGCCGCCGGCAACAGGCGGAGCAGTCGGCGGAGCAGGAGGCGCGCTACCGCGCCATCGTCGATACCGCGGTCGATCCCATCGTCCTGATCAACGACCACGGCATCGTCGAGTCCTTCAACCATGCGGCGGAGAAAACTTTCGGCTACCGCGCCGACGAGGTGATCGGGCGCAACGTCAAGATGCTGATGCCGGAGCCCTACCGCAGCGCCCATGACGGCTATCTCGACCGCTATCACCGAACCGGGGAGCGGAGGATCGTCGGCATCGGCCGCGAGGTGATGGGGCTGCGCAAGGACGGCACCACTTTCCCGCTCGACCTGTCGGTCGGCGAGTGGCATGTCGGCAGGCGCCGCATGTACACCGGCATCATGCGCGACATCACCGCCCGCAAGGCGGCGGAGGAAGCGATCCTGCGTGCCCGCGACGAGGCGGAAGCGGCGAGGGTCGAGGCGCTGCGGGCCCGCGACGACGCCCAGCGCGCCGACCGTGCCAAGACCAAGTTCCTGGCTGCCGCCAGCCACGACCTCCGCCAGCCGCTGCAATCGCTGTTCTTCTTCGCCCATGCCCTGGCGGACAAGCTGGAGAACCATCCGACGGCTCCGCTGCTGGCCAGCATGACCGATTCGCTGAACGGATTGCGGGTGATGCTGGACAGCCTGCTGGACGTTTCGCGGCTGGATGCCGGGGTGGTGAAGCCCAGCCTCACCGACTTCGCTCTGGGTCCCCTGCTGGACCGGCTGGCGGAGGAATATCGCATCCGCGCCGCCGAATCCGGGCTGACGCTGCGTTATGTGCCGACCTGCGCCTGGACCCGCAGCGATCCCGCCCTGCTGGAACGCATCCTGCGCAACTTGATCGAAAACGCCATCCGCTATACCGAACGCGGCGATATCCTCGTCGGCTGCCTGCACCGCAAAGGCACCCTGCTGCTGGCGGTGCTGGACCAGGGGATCGGCATTCCCGCCGACAAGACGCAGGACATCTTCCAGGAGTTCACCCAGCTCGCCAATCCGGAGCGCGACCGCCGCAAGGGCCTCGGCCTCGGCCTTGCCATCGTGCGACGGCTGGCAGGTCTGCTGGAACATGGGGTCACGGTGCAATCCACTCCTGGCCGGGGCAGCGGCTTCTTCCTCGACCTGCCGGCGGCGGTGCCACGCCCGATCCCGAAGCCGGTGCGCAGCCCGGTCGAGTTGCCCGACGCCAAGGGGCTGATCGTGGTCGTAGACGACGATACCATCATCCTTCTCAGCATGCGGGCGATGCTGGAGGAATGGGGCTACGAGGTCGTCGCCGCCGTGTCGGCCGACGAGGCCATCGCCTCGCTGCTCAATCTCGGCCGGCAGCCGGCGATGATCGTCGCCGACTATCGCCTGCGTGAAGGGCGGACGGGGGTAGAGGCGATCCGCGACATCTATGGGGTCTGCGGCGTACGCGTCCCGGCCGTGGTGCTGACCGGCGACACCGACCCCGCCCGCATCGCCGAGGTCCAGCGCAGCGGCCACCGCCTGATCCACAAGCCGGTCTCCGCCCCGATGCTCCGCGAGATCCTCACCGCGTCGGCGTAA